Proteins encoded by one window of Deinococcus radiodurans R1 = ATCC 13939 = DSM 20539:
- a CDS encoding GGDEF domain-containing protein, whose product MSALFARARDRLVAVACGAYVIYAAFCSVLTGSPLSTAQLAGVGVCGVVFVLALAGKLRSFRMRVAAQLVVTLLSFYGAQHELASDNFSDQITHLLWVMVAFPSYVLLLGSRLGLVIGLLVIALMALLLLGAGPLTPDQTLAWMTGLFVVLTLLLTQYLIAGFIERYLSIHEQTSGELQAARLDALTGVAGRAALESELQRALDTARRTNSPLSVILADIDHFKQVNDVHGHGAGDDVLRAFAKRLRRNVGGAGMVGRWGGEEFMAVLPGVARDDALALAERLRQAVSDTEIAGLPVTASFGVAALRPDDDLNQLFSRADERLYDAKNGGRNTVR is encoded by the coding sequence GTGTCCGCACTCTTTGCGCGCGCCCGTGACCGGTTGGTGGCTGTGGCCTGCGGCGCCTACGTGATCTACGCAGCGTTCTGCTCGGTGTTGACCGGCTCGCCGCTCAGCACGGCCCAGCTCGCGGGCGTGGGGGTCTGCGGCGTGGTGTTCGTCCTGGCGCTGGCAGGCAAGCTCCGCTCGTTCCGGATGCGGGTGGCCGCGCAGCTGGTGGTGACGCTGCTCTCGTTCTACGGCGCGCAGCACGAGCTGGCGTCGGACAATTTCAGTGATCAGATCACCCACCTGCTGTGGGTTATGGTGGCCTTTCCCTCGTATGTGCTGCTGCTGGGCTCGCGGCTGGGGCTGGTCATCGGGCTGCTGGTGATCGCGCTGATGGCCCTGCTGCTGCTCGGCGCCGGGCCGCTGACCCCCGACCAGACGCTCGCCTGGATGACCGGACTGTTCGTGGTGCTCACGCTGCTGCTCACGCAGTACCTGATCGCCGGGTTCATCGAGCGATACCTCTCGATTCACGAGCAAACCAGCGGTGAGTTGCAGGCTGCGCGGCTCGACGCCCTGACCGGCGTGGCGGGCCGCGCGGCGCTTGAGAGCGAGCTGCAACGTGCGCTGGACACGGCGCGGCGCACCAACTCGCCCCTGAGCGTCATCCTGGCCGACATCGACCACTTCAAACAGGTCAACGACGTCCACGGACACGGTGCAGGCGACGACGTGCTGCGGGCCTTCGCCAAGCGGCTGCGGCGCAATGTGGGCGGGGCCGGCATGGTGGGGCGCTGGGGCGGCGAGGAGTTCATGGCGGTGCTGCCGGGCGTGGCGCGCGACGACGCTCTGGCGCTCGCCGAGCGGCTGCGGCAGGCGGTCAGCGACACGGAGATTGCGGGGCTGCCAGTCACCGCCAGTTTCGGGGTGGCGGCCCTGCGTCCCGACGATGACCTCAATCAGTTGTTCTCGCGCGCCGACGAACGCCTTTACGACGCCAAGAACGGGGGGCGCAACACGGTGCGCTGA
- the ndk gene encoding nucleoside-diphosphate kinase: protein MERTFAMIKPDGVRRGLTPEILARIHNKGYRVVGLKQMMMPRETAEQHYGEHRERPFFGELVDFITGGPVVAIALEGENAIAGWRAMMGATNPANAAPGTIRADFATSTGENVTHGSDSPESAERELALFFGDGELLS, encoded by the coding sequence ATGGAACGGACTTTTGCCATGATCAAGCCCGACGGCGTGCGCCGGGGCCTGACCCCTGAAATTCTCGCCCGCATTCACAACAAAGGCTACCGCGTGGTCGGCCTCAAGCAGATGATGATGCCCCGCGAAACCGCCGAGCAGCACTACGGCGAGCACCGCGAGCGTCCTTTCTTCGGTGAACTGGTGGACTTCATCACCGGCGGGCCGGTCGTCGCCATCGCGCTGGAAGGCGAAAACGCCATCGCCGGCTGGCGGGCCATGATGGGCGCGACCAACCCCGCCAACGCCGCCCCCGGCACCATCCGCGCCGACTTCGCCACCAGCACCGGCGAGAACGTGACCCACGGCAGCGACAGCCCCGAGAGCGCCGAGCGCGAACTGGCGCTGTTTTTCGGGGACGGCGAACTTCTTTCCTGA
- a CDS encoding substrate-binding domain-containing protein produces the protein MSAAKAAPGSARPRATLRDVARAVGVSVATVSNAYNRPDQLSAGLRDKVLAAARDLGYQGPDPLARSLRRGKTGVIGVVYDAPLEYAFADPAAALFLGSLSRSLRAEGLNLLLLSASQDPAPVRSASVDGLILYCASEGSDLLAAVLERGLPTVLVDQQPQPGAVGVGIDDAGGARAAAAHLVALGHRDIGVLCLELGPEPLGGPVSPKREAQAAYHTTAERLRGYRAGADAARLWPYECSQNTPADGEAQARALLTAQPEVTALLCMSDVLAQGAYQAAQTLGRRVPEDLSLIGYDDVPLSAALNLSTVWQPTAEKGRRVGEALLAQLSGEVLDPEVLNPSPLPTRLVVRGSTAERQG, from the coding sequence ATGTCTGCCGCCAAAGCCGCGCCCGGTTCCGCCCGCCCACGGGCCACCCTGCGCGACGTGGCCCGCGCGGTGGGAGTATCGGTGGCGACGGTCAGCAACGCCTACAACCGCCCCGACCAGCTCTCGGCGGGGCTGCGCGACAAGGTGCTGGCGGCGGCCCGCGACCTCGGCTACCAGGGCCCCGACCCGCTTGCCCGCAGCCTGCGCCGGGGCAAGACTGGGGTTATCGGCGTGGTGTACGACGCGCCGCTGGAATACGCCTTTGCCGACCCCGCCGCCGCGCTGTTTCTGGGCAGCCTGTCGCGCTCGCTGCGGGCCGAGGGGCTGAACCTGCTGCTGCTCTCGGCTTCACAGGACCCGGCCCCGGTGCGCTCGGCGAGCGTGGACGGCCTGATTCTCTACTGCGCTTCGGAGGGCAGCGACCTGCTCGCCGCCGTGCTGGAGCGCGGGTTGCCCACCGTGCTGGTGGACCAGCAGCCGCAGCCTGGTGCGGTGGGCGTAGGGATTGACGACGCGGGTGGAGCGCGGGCCGCCGCCGCACACCTCGTGGCGCTCGGGCACCGCGACATCGGCGTGCTGTGCCTGGAACTCGGCCCCGAGCCGCTGGGTGGTCCCGTGTCCCCTAAACGTGAGGCGCAGGCCGCCTACCACACCACCGCCGAGCGCCTGCGCGGGTACCGGGCTGGAGCGGACGCGGCGCGGCTGTGGCCCTACGAGTGCTCCCAGAACACCCCCGCCGACGGCGAGGCGCAGGCCCGCGCATTGCTCACCGCCCAGCCCGAAGTCACCGCCCTGCTGTGCATGAGCGATGTGCTGGCCCAGGGCGCCTATCAGGCCGCGCAAACGCTGGGCCGCCGCGTGCCTGAGGACCTCAGCCTCATCGGGTATGACGACGTGCCGCTCAGCGCTGCGCTGAATCTCTCCACCGTCTGGCAACCCACCGCCGAGAAAGGACGCCGGGTGGGAGAGGCCCTGCTGGCGCAACTATCCGGCGAGGTTTTAGACCCTGAGGTCCTGAATCCATCGCCGTTGCCGACCCGGCTGGTCGTACGGGGCAGCACGGCAGAACGTCAAGGCTAG
- a CDS encoding MFS transporter, with protein MTTTAAPVPRSPAAERARLAVSAVFLINGALFATWAVNIPGVRTALHLTEAQVGAALLAVGLGSLLSMPLTGGWVARWGSGRVTALLAPLTMLSLLPPFFMPSLWWLTAALGLLGVLNGALDVAMNAQGVTVEKALGRPVMSRLHAYFSLGGVVGALLGTALVGRVPMLAHVGGVALLSTLTALVAGRFLLADAPTEPETAQADAPTPRSGLSPAALLLGGLCFLGMLSEGAHYDWAALYCRDVLGLPGGQAGVGYAAFVTTMTLGRWFGDRARARFGDVAMVRAGALLSALGLGLALLVREPWPATLGFALSGLGLSNVVPVMYGAAGHALHGRGIAQVATIGYGGFLLGPPLIGFLAQHSGLPAALGLAVAGSALVAGLGGVAFRLIRRTAPPA; from the coding sequence ATGACGACCACCGCCGCGCCTGTTCCCCGCTCGCCCGCCGCCGAGCGCGCCCGCCTCGCGGTGAGCGCCGTGTTTCTGATTAACGGAGCGCTGTTCGCCACCTGGGCAGTCAACATTCCGGGGGTGCGGACGGCGCTGCACCTCACCGAAGCGCAGGTCGGCGCGGCGCTGCTGGCGGTGGGGCTCGGCAGCCTGTTGTCCATGCCGCTCACCGGGGGCTGGGTGGCGCGCTGGGGAAGCGGCAGGGTCACGGCGCTGCTCGCTCCCCTGACCATGCTGTCGCTGCTGCCGCCTTTTTTCATGCCGTCGCTGTGGTGGCTGACTGCTGCGCTGGGGCTGCTGGGTGTCCTGAACGGCGCGCTGGACGTGGCGATGAACGCGCAGGGCGTGACGGTGGAAAAGGCACTGGGCCGCCCGGTGATGAGCCGCCTGCACGCTTATTTCAGCCTCGGTGGGGTGGTGGGGGCGCTGCTCGGCACCGCGCTGGTCGGGCGGGTGCCGATGCTGGCGCACGTGGGCGGCGTGGCGCTGCTCTCCACTCTGACGGCGCTGGTCGCCGGGCGCTTTCTGCTGGCCGACGCACCGACGGAACCCGAAACGGCGCAGGCGGACGCACCCACTCCCCGCTCCGGCCTCTCCCCCGCCGCGCTGCTGCTGGGCGGGCTGTGCTTTCTGGGGATGCTCTCGGAAGGCGCGCACTACGACTGGGCGGCGCTGTATTGCCGCGACGTGCTGGGGCTGCCGGGCGGACAGGCGGGCGTCGGCTACGCGGCCTTTGTCACCACCATGACGCTGGGCCGCTGGTTCGGGGACCGCGCCCGCGCCCGCTTCGGCGACGTGGCGATGGTGCGGGCCGGGGCGCTGCTCTCGGCACTCGGGCTGGGGCTGGCGCTGCTGGTGCGCGAGCCGTGGCCCGCCACGCTGGGCTTCGCGCTTTCGGGCCTGGGCCTGAGCAACGTGGTTCCGGTGATGTACGGCGCGGCGGGACACGCCCTGCACGGCAGGGGCATCGCGCAGGTCGCCACCATCGGCTACGGGGGCTTTTTGCTGGGGCCGCCGCTGATCGGGTTTCTGGCGCAGCATTCCGGACTGCCCGCCGCGCTGGGCCTCGCGGTGGCGGGGTCGGCGCTGGTGGCGGGGCTGGGTGGCGTGGCCTTCAGGCTGATTCGGCGGACGGCACCCCCGGCCTGA